Within the Enterobacter roggenkampii genome, the region CTGACGGGGATCACGCTGACCAAACTGGACGGCACCGCGAAAGGCGGGGTGATCTTCTCCGTAGCCGACCAGTTCGGCATTCCTATCCGTTACATCGGTGTGGGCGAGCGTATTGAGGATTTACGTCCGTTTAAGGCGGACGACTTTATTGAGGCATTATTTGCCCGAGAGGACTAACAATGATTCGCTTTGAACACGTCAGCAAGGCCTATCTCGGTGGGAGACAAGCGCTGCAGGGGGTGACCTTCCACCTGCAGCCGGGCGAGATGGCATTCCTGACCGGCCATTCCGGCGCGGGGAAAAGTACCCTGCTCAAGCTTATCTGTGGGATCGAGCGGCCAAGCGCCGGAAAAATCTTTTTCAGCGGCCATGAGATCAGCCGTCTGAAAAACCGTGAGGTGCCGTTCCTGCGTCGTCAGATCGGCATGATTTTCCAGGATCACCACCTGCTGATGGATCGCACCGTTTTCGATAACGTGGCCATTCCGCTGATTATTGCCGGCGCCAGCTATGACGATATCCGCCGCCGCGTCTCTGCGGCGCTGGATAAGGTCGGGCTACTGGACAAAGCGAAGAACTTCCCGATCCAGCTCTCCGGCGGTGAACAGCAGCGCGTGGGTATCGCCCGCGCGGTGGTGAACAAGCCTGCCGTGCTGCTGGCGGATGAACCGACCGGTAACCTGGACGATGCCCTGTCAGAAGGGATTTTGCGTCTGTTTGAGGAGTTTAACCGCGTAGGGGTTACCGTATTGATGGCAACGCACGACATCGGGCTGATTTCCCGTCGTTCGTACCGCATGCTGACCCTGAGCGACGGGCATTTGCACGGAGGCCACGGTGAACAAGCGTGATGCAATAAACCAGATTCGGCAGTTCGGGAACCGGTTTGACCGTTTCCGTAAGCCGCAGGGCGGGGGTGACGGCAATCGTAATGCGCCGAAGCGCCAGAAGGCCGCGCCAAAACCGGCCTCCCGCAAAACCAACGTCTTTAACGAGCAGGTGCGCTACGCGTTCCACGGCGCGCTGCAGGACCTGAAAAGCAAACCGCTGGCGACGTTCCTGACGGTGATGGTGATTGCCATCTCCCTGACGCTGCCAAGCGTCTGCTACATGGTTTACAAGAACGTCAACCAGGCAGCGTCGCAGTATTATCCGTCTCCGCAGATCACGGTCTATCTGGATAAAGCGCTCGACGATAACGCGGCGGCGCAGGTGGTTGGGCAAATTCAGGCCGAGCAGGGCGTGGAGAAGGTCAACTATCTTTCACGTGAAGACGCGCTGGGCGAGTTCCGCAACTGGTCAGGCTTTGGCGGTGCGCTGGATATGCTTGAAGAGAACCCGCTGCCCGCCGTGGCGGTGGTGATCCCGAAGCTGGATTTCCAGGGGACCGATTCGCTTAACACCCTGCGCGATCGCATCACGCGCATTAAGGGCATTGATGAAGTGCGCATGGATGACAGCTGGTTTGCGCGTCTCGCTGCTCTGACCGGGCTGGTAGGCCGCGTCGCGGCGATGATTGGCGTGCTGATGGTGGCGGCGGTCTTCCTCGTCATCGGCAACAGCGTACGCCTCAGCATCTTCGCTCGTCGCGATACCATCAACGTGCAGAAACTGATTGGTGCGACGGATGGCTTCATCCTCCGACCGTTCCTTTACGGTGGCGCACTGCTCGGTTTTTCCGGCGCATTTCTTTCACTGATATTGTCAGAAATTTTGGTGATGCGGCTTTCCTCTGCCGTGACTGAAGTGGCGCAGGTTTTCGGAACCAAGTTTGATATCAGTGGTTTAGGGTTCGATGAGTGCCTGTTACTGCTGCTGGTGTGTTCGATGATTGGGTGGGTGGCAGCGTGGCTGGCAACCGTTCAACATTTACGTCACTTTACTCCCGACTAATAAAAGCGTGATATAATCTTTCCCTGCACCGAGATGTTCGCTCTGCAGGGAAAGCGTCCCTGTTGTCTCTTCCCCTGTTATCATCTCCATGTCACATTTTGTGCGTAATTTATTCACCTTTGCACCTGGAACTTGTGGATAAAATCACTGTCTGATAAAAGAGTGAATGCTAATCTCGTTGCTCAAACGCTTTGGCATGGTTGTTGCCTGACGGGGACAGCCTGGACCAGAAGAAACACTGAGAGGAATGAATGACCAAAGAAATGCAAACTTTAGCTTTAGCCCCTGTTGGTAACCTGGAATCCTATATCCGGGCTGCGAACACCTGGCCGATGTTAACGGCCGAGGAAGAAAAGGAGCTTGCTGAAAAGCTGCATTACCAGGGCGATCTGGAAGCAGCGAAAAAGCTGATCCTGTCTCACCTGCGCTTTGTTGTTCACATTGCTCGTAATTATGCGGGCTATGGCCTGCCGCAGGCGGACTTGATTCAGGAAGGTAACATCGGCCTGATGAAGGCTGTGCGTCGCTTTAACCCAGAAGTGGGGGTGCGACTGGTCTCCTTCGCCGTCCACTGGATCAAAGCAGAAATTCATGAATACGTGCTGCGCAACTGGCGTATCGTGAAAGTCGCCACGACAAAAGCGCAACGCAAACTGTTCTTCAACCTGCGTAAAACCAAGCAGCGTCTGGGCTGGTTCAATCAGGATGAAGTGGAAATGGTCGCGCGCGAGCTGGGCGTATCCAGCAAAGACGTGCGTGAGATGGAATCCCGTATGGCCGCGCAGGACATGACTTTTGACATGTCTTCCGACGACGACGCATCTGACAGCCAGCCGATGGCACCGGTTCTGTATCTGCAGGATAAAACCTCTAACTTTGCCGACGGCATCGAAGAGGACAACTGGGAAGATCAGGCCGCGAACAAGCTGAGCTATGCGATGGAAGGCCTCGACGAACGTAGCCAGGATATTATCCGAGCCCGCTGGCTGGACGAAGACAACAAGTCAACGCTGCAGGAGCTGGCCGACCGCTACGGCGTCTCTGCGGAACGTGTCCGTCAGCTTGAAAAGAACGCCATGAAGAAACTTCGCGCCGCTATCGAAGCGTAATTAACGCGAAGTACACCGAGAACCCCTGGATGAGAGTCTGGGGGTTTTGTTTTTTTAGCGCCCGCTCTGGCGAATTCCCTCCCCCTGGCAAACACTTACTGATGCGCTAAGCAGGCGACTTTCTCAGGGGGACAGGGTGAAAAACAACGAACTGAACGACCGGCGGTTACAGGCGACGCCGCGCGGCATCGGCGTGATGTGTAACTTCTATGCCGATAAAGCCGAAAACGCCACGGTGTGGGACGTGGAAGGCAATGAGTACATCGACTTCGCCGCCGGGATCGCGGTGCTGAATACCGGCCATCGCCATCCCAAAGTCATGTCCGCCATCGAAAAACAACTCCACGCGTTTACCCATACGGCCTACCAGATTGTGCCGTACGAAGGCTACGTGGCGCTTGCCGAGCGCATCAACCAGCGCGTGCCGATTGACGGCCCGGCCAAAACCGCGTTCTTCTCGACGGGGGCTGAGGCGGTCGAAAACGCGGTGAAAATTGCCCGCGCCTTTACCAAACGCCCCGGCCTTATCACCTTCGGCGGCGCGTTCCACGGCCGCACCTTTATGACCATGGCGCTGACCGGCAAAGTCGCGCCCTACAAGCTCGGCTTTGGACCTTTCCCCGGCTCGGTTTATCACGCCCAGTATCCGAATGAACTGCACGGCGTCAGCACCGCTGAGGCGTTAAAAAGCCTGGAACGTATCTTTAAAGCGGATATTGCCCCTGACCAGGTCGCGGCGATTATTCTCGAACCGGTTCAGGGAGAGGGTGGTTTCAACATCGCCCCGGCTGATTTTATGCAGGCGCTGCGCGCCCTGTGCGATACCCACGGCATTTTGCTGATTGCCGACGAGGTGCAAAGCGGTTTCGCCCGCACCGGCAAGCTGTTCTCGATGGAACATCACTGCGTGAAGCCCGATCTGATCACTATGGCGAAAAGCCTGGCGGGCGGGATGCCGCTCTCGGCGGTGTCGGGCCGTGCTGAAGTGATGGATGCCCCCGCGCCGGGTGGGCTGGGCGGTACCTATGCGGGTAACCCGCTGGCGATTGCGGCGGCGCACGCCGTGCTGGACGTGATTGACGAAGAGGATCTCTGCACGCGATCGGCGCATCTTGGCCATCACCTGGTGGAAGTGTTGAACAAGGCGAAGGAACATTGCCCGTATATCGCGGATATTCGCGCGCAGGGCTCGATGGTGGCGGTGGAGTTTAACGATCCGCAAACGGGTCAGCCTTCGCCGGAATTTACCCGCCAGGTGCAGGAGCGTGCATTGCAGGAAGGTCTGCTGCTTCTGAGCTGCGGCGTCTACGGCAACGTCATTCGTTTCCTCTATCCGCTGACGATTCCCGAAGTGCAGTTCCGTAAAGCGCTGGACATTATCTCCGCGTCGCTGACACGTTAAAGCCACATGCCCGGCGGAACTCTCTGCCGGGCTTATCATATATTCATTTCAAATTTGCTATTCCAAAATCATAAAAATGGGGTATGTTTTAGCAGAGTATGCTGAAAAAGCGCGAACAGCACACCTATAACTGAAATAAAGCGCTGCACAACAACATCACAACAATCGTAATAACCATAATAATGGGGAATCTCAGGATGAACATGAAGGGTAAAGCGTTACTGGCAGGATGTATCGCGTTGGCATTCAGCACCATGGCGCAGGCAGACATCAAAGTGGCTGTGGTTGGCGCCATGTCCGGTCCGGTAGCGCAGTACGGCGACCAGGAGTTTACTGGCGCAGAACAGGCGGTTGCAGACATTAACGCTAAGGGCGGTATCAAGGGCGAAAAACTGCAGATCGTAAAATATGATGATGCCTGTGACCCGAAACAGGCGGTCGCGGTCGCGAACAAAGTGGTGAACGACGGGATCAAATACGTTATCGGTCACCTGTGCTCTTCCTCTACCCAGCCGGCGTCTGACATCTACGAAGACGAAGGTATTCTGATGATCACCCCGGCGGCGACCGCACCAGAGCTGACCGCACGCGGTTACAAGCTGACTCTGCGCACCACCGGTCTGGACTCTGACCAGGGCCCAACCGCGGCGAAATACATCGTTGAAAAAGTGAAGCCGAAACGCATTGCCATTGTTCATGACAAGCAGCAGTACGGTGAAGGTCTGGCGCGTTCAGTGCAGGACAACCTTAAGAAAGCCAATGCCGACGTGGTGTTCTTCGACGGGATCACCGCCGGTGAGAAAGACTTCTCCACGCTGGTTGCGCGTCTGAAGAAAGAGAATATCGACTTTGTTTACTACGGCGGCTACCACCCGGAAATGGGCCAGATCCTGCGCCAGGCGCGCGCGGCCGGTCTGAAAACCCAGTTCATGGGCCCGGAAGGGGTGGCGAACGTTTCTCTGTCTAACATCGCGGGTGAATCCGCCGAAGGCCTGCTGGTGACCAAACCGAAGAACTACGACCAGGTGCCAGCGAACAAACCTATCGTAGATGCCATCAAGGCGAAGAAGCAGGATCCAAGCGGCGCGTTCGTCTGGACCACCTACGCAGCGCTGCAGTCTCTGCAGGCAGGTCTGAATCAGTCAGCCGATCCGGCTGAGATTGCCACCTGGCTGAAAGCCAACACGGTGGAAACCGTGATGGGGCCGCTCTCCTGGGACGCGAAGGGCGATCTGAAGGGCTTTGAGTTCGGCGTGTTTGACTGGCATGCTAACGGCACGGCAACTGACGCCAAATAATACCCTGGGAAAATGCGGTAGAAATTGTAGGCCGGGTAAGGCGCAGCCGCCACCCGGCTTTCTTTTAGCGCTTCTCCCACCCGCTCTCCTGCGCCGTAAACCCTAACGCCTGCATAAACGCCGCCATGACGCCGCGGTCTTCCACGCCCACGTCGGCCATCCACCATGAGGTCACGCCCGGGTTTTCGCGGAGCACTTCTTCAATTAAATACTGCCCCACGCCGCGACGGCGGGTCACGTCACGCACGCGCAGCGAGTCCAGCGCCCCTTCCGTGCCGCTCAGCGTTACGCGAACGGCGGCCAGAAGACGCTCGTTAAAGCGCGCGGCATAGATACGGTGATTTTCGTCGACGGCCAGCGACGAAGGGGAATATTCCGGCCAGATCTTGCCCAGGTCGATATGATCCTGGTCGCTAAAGGTCACCAGACGCACGATAGTCAGTTTCATTAGCTGCTTGTCCAAATCAAATTGAGTAGGGGCAGTGTACTCAATTTATTCGCTCAGCGGCTTCCTCTTTTTATCGCCGTTTGCCAGGTGATTAGTTTTTTGGCAGCGCGTTGGGCAGTTTGAAAACACATGGATCGAAAAATAAGCAGGATTTTAACCTGAATGGCAGTGATTTATTCGGCGCTTTGTACCGTTATTTTATGCTGCAAACTGCACTTTTATTTGTTTATCTCTGCCTGATTTCAGAATATTATCTTTGCTTAATCGCCTGAAAAATAGAGATTTTAGTCTGGTTTTTGACAAAAACCTGCGCTAAACCATTAAAGGCACTGGTAAAAATAGCGTTGTTCATTAAAAGTACAGAATGCTTTTTAACCATAATAAAACAAAATATAAACACGACATCACGAATGGGGATTCAGAGATGAAAAGGAACGCGAAGACGTTAATCGCGGGGATGGTCGCACTGTCGATCTCGCATGCCGCCATGGCGGAAGACATAAAAGTTGCGGTAGTGGGTGCGATGTCCGGCCCTGTTGCCCAGTGGGGTGACATGGAGTTCAACGGTGCGCGCCAGGCCATCAAAGACATCAACGCTAAGGGCGGCATCAAGGGCGACAAGCTGGTGGGCGTGGAGTATGACGACGCCTGCGATCCGAAACAGGCCGTCGCGGTCGCCAACAAAATCGTCAACGATGGCATCCAGTATGTGATCGGCCACCTGTGCTCATCGTCCACCCAGCCCGCGTCTGACATCTACGAAGACGAAGGCATTCTGATGATCACCCCTGGCGCCACTAACCCTGAGCTGACCCAGCGCGGCTACCAGCACATCATGCGCACCGCCGGTCTGGACTCCTCTCAGGGGCCTACCGCCGCCAAATACATCCTTGAAACCGTCAAGCCGCAGCGTATCGCCATTATTCATGACAAGCAGCAGTACGGCGAAGGCCTGGCGCGCTCCGTTCAGGACGGCCTGAAAAAAGGCGGCGCGAACATCGTCTTCTTCGACGGCATTACCGCCGGTGAGAAAGACTTCTCCGCGCTGATCGCCCGTCTGCAAAAAGAGAATATCGACTTTGTTTACTACGGCGGCTACTACCCGGAGATGGGGCAGATGCTGCGTCAGGCGCGCGCCACCGGTCTGAAAACTCAGTTTATGGGGCCAGAGGGTGTGGGCAATGCCTCCCTGTCCAACATCGCCGGGGATTCTGCCGAAGGCATGCTGGTGACGATGCCAAAACGCTATGACCAGGATCCGGCCAACAAGGCTATCGTGGATGCGCTCAAGGCGCAGAAGAAAGATCCGAGTGGTCCGTACGTCTGGATCACCTATGCCGCCATACAGTCTCTGGCCACCGCGCTGGATCGTACCGGCAGCAAAGAACCGCTGGATCTGGTGAAAGATTTAAAAGCACACGGGGCGAACACCGTGATTGGGCCGCTGAACTGGGATGAGAAAGGCGATCTGAAGGGATTTGAGTTTGGTGTCTTTAAGTGGCACGCCGACGGTTCGTCTTCGGCCGCCAAATAATTATCCCACCGCCCGGCATGACGGGCGGGTATAAAAAGGTTTGCATATGTCCGAGCAGTTTCTCTATTTCCTGCAGCAGATGTTTAACGGCGTCACGCTGGGAAGCACCTACGCGCTGATCGCCATCGGCTATACGATGGTTTACGGCATTATCGGCATGATCAACTTCGCCCACGGCGAGGTCTACATGATCGGTAGCTATGTCTCCTTTATGATTATCGCCGCCCTGATGATGATGGGCATCGACAGCAGCTGGCTGCTGGTCGCCGCCGGGTTTGTCGGCGCGATTGTGATTGCCAGCGCCTACGGCTGGAGCATCGAGCGCGTGGCCTATCGGCCGGTGCGCAGCTCCAAGCGTCTGATTGCACTGATTTCCGCCATCGGGATGTCGATCTTCCTGCAAAACTACGTCAGCCTGACCGAAGGCTCGCGCGACGTGGCGCTGCCAAGCCTGTTTAACGGCCAATGGATTGTGGGAGCCAGCGAAAACTTCGCGGCCTCTATCACTACCATGCAGCTGGTTATCTGGGTCGTGACCTTTATTGCGATGCTGGCCCTGACGCTGTTCATCCGCTACTCGCGGATGGGACGCGCCTGCCGCGCGTGCGCAGAAGACCTGAAGATGGCGAGCCTGCTCGGCATCAACACTGACCGCGTGATTGCCCTGACCTTCGTGATTGGCGCCGCGATGGCTGCCGTCGCAGGCGTGCTGCTCGGCCAGTTCTACGGCGTGATCAACCCGTACATCGGCTTTATGGCCGGGATGAAAGCTTTTACCGCGGCGGTGCTGGGCGGTATCGGCAGTATTCCGGGCGCGATGATTGGCGGCCTGATCCTGGGCGTGGCGGAAGCGCTCTCTTCGGCGTACCTGAGCACGGAATATAAAGACGTGGTGTCGTTTGCCCTGCTGATTCTGGTTCTGCTGGTCATGCCTACCGGTATTCTGGGCCGTCCGGAGGTAGAGAAAGTATGAAACCGATGCATTTTGCAATGGCGCTGCTCTCTGCCGCCATGTTCTTCGTGCTGGCGGGCGTCTTTATGGGCGTCCAGCTTGAGCTGAATGGCACCAAACTGGTGGTGGATACCGCCCCCGACATCCGCTGGCAGTGGGTGTTTATCGGTACCGCCGTGGTGTTCCTGTTCCAGCTGCTGCGTCCGCTGTTCCAGAAGTCGCTGAAAAACGTCTCCGGGCCGAAATTCGTCCTGCCGGCAATCGACGGGTCTACCGTTAAGCAGAAGCTGTTCCTCGTGGCGCTGCTGGTGGCTGCCGTGGCCTGGCCGTTCGTGGTGTCTCGTGGAACCGTGGATATCGCTACCCTGACCATGATCTACGTGATCCTCGGTCTCGGTCTGAACGTGGTGGTGGGGCTCTCAGGCCTGCTGGTGCTGGGCTACGGCGGCTTCTACGCCATCGGCGCCTACACCTTCGCGCTGCTGAACCACTATTACGGGCTCGGCTTCTGGACCTGCCTGCCGCTGGCAGGGCTGGTCTCTGCCGCCGCAGGCTTCCTGCTCGGTTTCCCGGTGCTGCGCCTGCGCGGTGACTACCTGGCGATTGTGACCTTAGGCTTCGGTGAAATCGTGCGTATCCTGCTGCTGAACAACACCGAAGTGACCGGCGGCCCGAACGGCATCAGCCAGATCCCGAAACCGACCTTCTTCGGCCTGGAGTTCAGCCGCACCGCCCGCGAAGGCGGCTGGGACACCTTCAGTAACTTCTTCGGCGTGAAGTATGACCCGTCCGACCGCGTCATCTGGCTCTATCTGGTGGCGCTGCTGCTGGTAGTGATCACCCTGTTCGTGATTAACCGCCTGCTGCGCATGCCGCTTGGCCGCGCGTGGGAAGCGCTGCGCGAAGATGAGATCGCCTGCCGCTCCCTGGGCCTGAACCCGACCCGCATCAAGCTGACCGCGTTTACCATCAGCGCCGCGTTTGCCGGTTTCGCCGGGACGCTGTTTGCCGCGCGTCAGGGCTTCGTCAGCCCGGAATCGTTCACCTTTGCCGAATCCGCCTTTGTGCTGGCGATTGTGGTGCTGGGCGGGATGGGCTCGCAGTTCGCCGTTATCCTGGCGGCCATCCTGCTGGTGGTCTCGCGCGAGCTGATGCGCGACTTTAACGAATACAGCATGTTAATGCTGGGTGGTTTGATGGTGCTGATGATGATCTGGCGTCCGCAGGGCTTGCTGCCGATGACCCGTCCACAGCTGAAGCTGAAGAACGGGCAAGCGAAAGGAGAACAGGCATGAGTCAGCCATTATTATCCGTTAACGGTCTGATGATGCGTTTTGGCGGCCTGCTGGCGGTCAACAACGTGAATCTGGATCTGCACAAGAAAGAGATTGTCTCCCTGATTGGCCCGAACGGTGCGGGGAAAACCACGGTCTTTAACTGCCTGACCGGCTTCTACAAGCCGACGGGCGGCACCATCATGCTGCGCGATCAGCATCTTGAAGGGCTGCCGGGCCAGCAGATTGCCCGCATGGGCGTGGTGCGTACCTTCCAGCACGTGCGTCTGTTCCGCGAGATGACGGTGATTGAGAACCTGCTGGTGGCGCAGCATCAGCAGCTGAAAACCGGGCTGTTCTCCGGCCTGCTGAAAACCCCAGCCTTCCGCCGCGCCCAGGATGAAGCGCTCGATCGCGCCGCCACCTGGCTCGACCGCATTGGCCTGCTGCAGCACGCCAACCGTCAGGCGAGCAACCTGGCCTACGGCGATCAGCGTCGCCTGGAGATTGTGCGCTGCATGGTGACGCAGCCGGAAATCCTCATGCTCGACGAACCGGCGGCAGGGCTCAACCCGAAAGAGACCAAAGAGCTGGACGAGCTGATTGCCGAACTGCGCGATCACCACGACACCACCATTCTGCTGATTGAGCATGACATGAAGCTGGTGATGGGCATTTCCGACCGTATCTACGTGGTCAACCAGGGCACGCCGCTGGCAAACGGCACGCCGGAAGAGATCCGCAACAACCCGGACGTGATCCGCGCATACCTGGGTGAGGCATAAGATGGAAAAAGCGATGTTAACGTTCGACAAGGTCAATGCGCACTACGGCAAGATCCAGGCGCTGCACGACGTCAGCCTGCATATCAACCAGGGTGAAATCGTCACCCTGATTGGCGCCAACGGCGCGGGTAAAACCACGCTGCTCGGCACCCTGTGCGGTGACCCGCGCGCCACCAGCGGGCGGATTGTGTTTGACGGCAAAGACATTACCGACTGGCAGACCGCCAGAATCATGCGCGAGGCGGTGGCGATTGTTCCGGAAGGGCGTCGCGTGTTCTCGCGTATGACGGTGGAAGAGAACCTGGCGATGGGCGGCTTCTTCGCCCACCGCGATGAATACCAGACCCGCATCAAGTGGGTGTACGAACTCTTCCCGCGCCTGTGGGAGCGTCGCATCCAGCGTGCAGGCACCATGTCAGGCGGTGAACAGCAGATGCTGGCGATCGGCCGCGCGCTGATGAGTCAGCCGCGCCTGCTGCTGCTGGATGAGCCGTCGCTCGGCCTGGCGCCGATCATCATCCAGCAGATCTTCGACACCATTGAGCAGCTGCGTAAAGAGGGGATGACCATCTTCCTCGTTGAGCAGAACGCCAACCAGGCGCTGAAGCTGGCTGACCGTGGCTACGTGCTGGAGAACGGCCGCGTGGTGCTTGAGGATACCGGAGACGCACTGCTGGCGAACGAAGCGGTGCGGAGCGCTTACCTGGGCGGCTGAGCCGTCTGTATCGCCCGGTGGCGCTGCGCTTACCGGGCCTACTGGGATCGACCAGGCCGGGTAAGGCGTAGCCGCCACCCGGCTTTTTTAACCACTACACCCCTTCACACAACCATCATCCCCCTGACCCTTTGCTGTCACTTATCTGTAAACAAACAGTTATTTTTCTGTCATTCGAGCATGTCATGTTACCTCGCGAGCATAAAACGCGTGATATCGCGCATCCGGCACAATAAGAGAGATGACAATGACATCGTTACGACACACAGCTTTGGGTCTGGCATTGGGTCTGGCTTTTGCGACGAACGCAATGGCTGTGACGACCATTCCGTTCTGGCATTCCATGGAAGGGGAGTTGGGTAAAGAAGTTGACTCCCTGGCGCAGCGTTTCAACGACACCCATCCGGATTACAAAATTGTGCCGGTGTACAAAGGTAACTACGAGCAGAGCCTGAGCGCGGGCATCGCCGCCTTCCGTACCGGCAACGCGCCTGCGCTGTTACAGGTTTATGAAGTGGGCACCGCCACCATGATGGCCTCCAAAGCCATCAAGCCGGTCTATGAAGTGTTCAAAGAAGCGGGTATTAACTTCGATGAATCCCAGTTCGTGCCAACCGTAGCGGGTTACTACACCGATTCCAAAACCGGACATCTGCTGTCTCAGCCGTTTAACAGCTCCACGCCGGTGCTGTACTACAACAAAGACGCCTTCAGGAAAGCCGGTTTAGACCCGGAGCAGCCGCCAAAAACCTGGCAGGACCTGGCCGAATACACCGCGAAGCTGAAAGCGGCGGGGATGAAGTGCGGCTACGCCAGCGGCTGGCAGGGCTGGATCCAGATTGAAAACTTCAGCGCCTGGCACGGCCTGCCGGTGGCGACCAAAAACAACGGCTTCGACGGCACCGATGCGGTACTGGAGTTCAACAAGCCGGAGCAGGTGAAGCACATTGCGCTGCTGGAAGAACTCAACAAGAAGGGCGACTTCAGCTACTTCGGGCGTAAAGACGAATCCACCGAGAAGTTCTACAACGGCGATTGCGCCATTACCACCGCCTCGTCCGGCTCGCTGGCGGATATCCGCCACTACGCCAAATTCAACTACGGCGTGGGCATGATGCCGTACGATGCCGACGTGAAGGGCGCGCCGCAGAACGCCATCATCGGCGGAGCGAGCCTGTGGGTGATGCAGGGTAAAGACAAGGGCACCTACAAAGGGGTGGCCGAGTTCCTCGACTTCCTGGCGAAGCCGGAAAACGCGGCCGAATGGCACCAGAAGACCGGCTACCTGCCGATCACCAAAGCCGCGTATGACCTGACCCGCGAGCAGGGCTTCTACAGTAAGAACCCGGGCGCGGATATCGCGACGCGTCAGATGCTGAACAAGCCGCCGTTGCCGTTCACCAAAGGCCTGCGTCTGGGCAACATGCCGCAGATCCGCACCATCGTGGATGAAGAGCTGGAAAGCGTCTGGACCGGGAAGAAAACGCCACAGCAGGCGCTGGATTCCGCGGTAGAGCGCGGGAATCAGCTGCTGCGCCGCTTTGAGCAGTCGAC harbors:
- the ftsE gene encoding cell division ATP-binding protein FtsE — its product is MIRFEHVSKAYLGGRQALQGVTFHLQPGEMAFLTGHSGAGKSTLLKLICGIERPSAGKIFFSGHEISRLKNREVPFLRRQIGMIFQDHHLLMDRTVFDNVAIPLIIAGASYDDIRRRVSAALDKVGLLDKAKNFPIQLSGGEQQRVGIARAVVNKPAVLLADEPTGNLDDALSEGILRLFEEFNRVGVTVLMATHDIGLISRRSYRMLTLSDGHLHGGHGEQA
- the ftsX gene encoding permease-like cell division protein FtsX; this encodes MNKRDAINQIRQFGNRFDRFRKPQGGGDGNRNAPKRQKAAPKPASRKTNVFNEQVRYAFHGALQDLKSKPLATFLTVMVIAISLTLPSVCYMVYKNVNQAASQYYPSPQITVYLDKALDDNAAAQVVGQIQAEQGVEKVNYLSREDALGEFRNWSGFGGALDMLEENPLPAVAVVIPKLDFQGTDSLNTLRDRITRIKGIDEVRMDDSWFARLAALTGLVGRVAAMIGVLMVAAVFLVIGNSVRLSIFARRDTINVQKLIGATDGFILRPFLYGGALLGFSGAFLSLILSEILVMRLSSAVTEVAQVFGTKFDISGLGFDECLLLLLVCSMIGWVAAWLATVQHLRHFTPD
- the rpoH gene encoding RNA polymerase sigma factor RpoH, which translates into the protein MTKEMQTLALAPVGNLESYIRAANTWPMLTAEEEKELAEKLHYQGDLEAAKKLILSHLRFVVHIARNYAGYGLPQADLIQEGNIGLMKAVRRFNPEVGVRLVSFAVHWIKAEIHEYVLRNWRIVKVATTKAQRKLFFNLRKTKQRLGWFNQDEVEMVARELGVSSKDVREMESRMAAQDMTFDMSSDDDASDSQPMAPVLYLQDKTSNFADGIEEDNWEDQAANKLSYAMEGLDERSQDIIRARWLDEDNKSTLQELADRYGVSAERVRQLEKNAMKKLRAAIEA
- a CDS encoding 4-aminobutyrate--2-oxoglutarate transaminase, producing the protein MKNNELNDRRLQATPRGIGVMCNFYADKAENATVWDVEGNEYIDFAAGIAVLNTGHRHPKVMSAIEKQLHAFTHTAYQIVPYEGYVALAERINQRVPIDGPAKTAFFSTGAEAVENAVKIARAFTKRPGLITFGGAFHGRTFMTMALTGKVAPYKLGFGPFPGSVYHAQYPNELHGVSTAEALKSLERIFKADIAPDQVAAIILEPVQGEGGFNIAPADFMQALRALCDTHGILLIADEVQSGFARTGKLFSMEHHCVKPDLITMAKSLAGGMPLSAVSGRAEVMDAPAPGGLGGTYAGNPLAIAAAHAVLDVIDEEDLCTRSAHLGHHLVEVLNKAKEHCPYIADIRAQGSMVAVEFNDPQTGQPSPEFTRQVQERALQEGLLLLSCGVYGNVIRFLYPLTIPEVQFRKALDIISASLTR
- the livJ gene encoding branched chain amino acid ABC transporter substrate-binding protein LivJ, with protein sequence MNMKGKALLAGCIALAFSTMAQADIKVAVVGAMSGPVAQYGDQEFTGAEQAVADINAKGGIKGEKLQIVKYDDACDPKQAVAVANKVVNDGIKYVIGHLCSSSTQPASDIYEDEGILMITPAATAPELTARGYKLTLRTTGLDSDQGPTAAKYIVEKVKPKRIAIVHDKQQYGEGLARSVQDNLKKANADVVFFDGITAGEKDFSTLVARLKKENIDFVYYGGYHPEMGQILRQARAAGLKTQFMGPEGVANVSLSNIAGESAEGLLVTKPKNYDQVPANKPIVDAIKAKKQDPSGAFVWTTYAALQSLQAGLNQSADPAEIATWLKANTVETVMGPLSWDAKGDLKGFEFGVFDWHANGTATDAK
- the panM gene encoding aspartate 1-decarboxylase autocleavage activator PanM — its product is MKLTIVRLVTFSDQDHIDLGKIWPEYSPSSLAVDENHRIYAARFNERLLAAVRVTLSGTEGALDSLRVRDVTRRRGVGQYLIEEVLRENPGVTSWWMADVGVEDRGVMAAFMQALGFTAQESGWEKR
- the livK gene encoding high-affinity branched-chain amino acid ABC transporter substrate-binding protein LivK, with amino-acid sequence MKRNAKTLIAGMVALSISHAAMAEDIKVAVVGAMSGPVAQWGDMEFNGARQAIKDINAKGGIKGDKLVGVEYDDACDPKQAVAVANKIVNDGIQYVIGHLCSSSTQPASDIYEDEGILMITPGATNPELTQRGYQHIMRTAGLDSSQGPTAAKYILETVKPQRIAIIHDKQQYGEGLARSVQDGLKKGGANIVFFDGITAGEKDFSALIARLQKENIDFVYYGGYYPEMGQMLRQARATGLKTQFMGPEGVGNASLSNIAGDSAEGMLVTMPKRYDQDPANKAIVDALKAQKKDPSGPYVWITYAAIQSLATALDRTGSKEPLDLVKDLKAHGANTVIGPLNWDEKGDLKGFEFGVFKWHADGSSSAAK